The Thermococcus sp. region GCCGATCGTTGATCCTCTCTCCTTGTGCGCCGCTATGACTTTGACAAGGGTCTCGATCGGGTCGAGGCCGGCATTCTCTGCCAGGGTCCTCGGGATGACCTTCAGGGCCTCGGCGAAGTTCTCTATCGCGAGGGCCTCCTTGCCGCCAACCTCCTTGGCGTACTCATCAAGCTTAATGCTAAGCTCAATCTCAGGAGCACCGCCAGCTGCCACGATCCTCCCGTCCTCGACAATGTCCTTGACGACCTTGACGGCGTCCTCAAGGGCGCGCTCGACCTCGTCGACGACGTGCTCGGTGCCGCCACGGATGAGTATGGTGACTGCCTTCGGGTTCCTGCAGCCCTCAACGAAGATCATGTTCTCGCCGGCGACCTTCCTCTGCTCGACAAGCTTGGCCTCACCGAGGTCATCACTGGTGAGGTCGCGGATGTTGGTGACGATCTTTGCTCCAGTGGCCTTGGCGAGCTTCTCCATGTCGCTCTTCTTGACGCGCCTGACGGCGAGGATGCCCTTCTTAGCGAGGTAGTGCTGTGCGAGGTCGTCGATGCCCTTCTGGACGAAGACGACGTTCGCTCCAACCTCCTTGATCTTGTCGACCATCTCGCGGAGCATCTTCTCCTCCTGCTCGAGGAAGGCCTGGAGCTGGTCCGGGCTGGTGATCCTGATCTCGGCGTCGGTCTCAGTCTCTTTGACTTCCAGAGCCTCGTTGATGAGGGCAATCTTGGCGCCCTCGACCCTCTTTGGCATGCCAGGGTGGACGACCTCCTTGTCGATGACAACACCGCGGATGAGCTGGGTGTCGCTGACGGCACCGCCCTCCTTCTTCTCGAACTTGATGTTGTCGAGGTCCACTTTATAGCCATCGCCGATCTTCTCGGCCACCTGCCTAACCGCCTCAACGGCTATTCCAGCAAGGTACTCGCGCTCCTCCTCTGCGGCCTTTCCAGTGATGGCGGTGACAGCGGCCTTCTTGAGGACCTCAACGTCGTCAACGTTAACCTTCTTGGCCATCTGGTCGAGTATTTCTTGGGTTTTTTCGGCGGCCATGGTGTAACCCTTGACGATGATGCTCGGGTGAATGTTCTGGTCGAGTAACTCCTCAGCCTTCCTCAAAAGCTCGCCAGCGATAACAACCGCAGTAGTAGTACCATCACCAGCCTCCTTATCCTGAGTCTTAGCAACCTCAACCATCATCTTAGCAGCAGGGTGCTGGATGTCCATCTCGTCGAGGATGGTGGCGCCG contains the following coding sequences:
- the thsB gene encoding thermosome subunit beta, whose protein sequence is MAQLTGQPVVILPEGTQRYVGKDAQRLNILAARIIAETVRTTLGPKGMDKMLVDSLGDIVITNDGATILDEMDIQHPAAKMMVEVAKTQDKEAGDGTTTAVVIAGELLRKAEELLDQNIHPSIIVKGYTMAAEKTQEILDQMAKKVNVDDVEVLKKAAVTAITGKAAEEEREYLAGIAVEAVRQVAEKIGDGYKVDLDNIKFEKKEGGAVSDTQLIRGVVIDKEVVHPGMPKRVEGAKIALINEALEVKETETDAEIRITSPDQLQAFLEQEEKMLREMVDKIKEVGANVVFVQKGIDDLAQHYLAKKGILAVRRVKKSDMEKLAKATGAKIVTNIRDLTSDDLGEAKLVEQRKVAGENMIFVEGCRNPKAVTILIRGGTEHVVDEVERALEDAVKVVKDIVEDGRIVAAGGAPEIELSIKLDEYAKEVGGKEALAIENFAEALKVIPRTLAENAGLDPIETLVKVIAAHKERGSTIGVDVFEGEPADMMERGVIAPVRVTKQAIKSASEAAIMILRIDDVIAASKLDKDKGNESGGNENFGSDLD